Below is a window of Candidatus Eisenbacteria bacterium DNA.
GACTTCCCCGCCGATCCCGAAGCGGTGTCGCGCCTGCTCGAAGCGGCGGCGGAGCTTTCCGCCGCGTCGCTCACATCCCGGCGCCCGTCGAAGCACGAGATCTTCGAGGTGGACTCCGCGAAGGGGGTGGAGGTGGTCCTCGAGTCCGGGGGGGCGGCGGCGGCCCGTTTCTTTCTCGGCAAGAGCGGCCCCGATTTCTCCAGTAATTACGTCCGCGCCGCCGGCGACGAGGAGGTCTACCTGCACCCGCAGTCGATTCGCGCCCTTTTCGATCGAGGGAACCGAACCTGGCGGGACAAGCAGATCTTCGACTTCGACAGGGAGAACCTCGCCCGCCTGCGGATCGAACGCGGCGAGGAATCGCTCCTCTTCGAAAACCGCGGCGACGAGGGGTGGGCGGTGCTGGAGCCCGATGGGTACCGGCCGCAGGGACCTTTGGTGGAGGGGCTCGCCCGCGGCTTCACGAGGCTGACGGCGAGCGACTTCGGTGCCGAGGAGGAGCGGGCGGCAGCCGGGCTGGAAGATCCGCGCGCCCTGGTCACGCTGACGTTCACCGACGGATCGGAGAAAACCCTCGCCGTGGGGGCGGAGAAGGAAGGGGGGGGGGGCGTCTTCGTCGAGAGGAACGGCGACGGCGTTCTCTTTCTCGTGCCGTCGTCGCGCGTCGCGGCGATCTTCCGGCAGACGGACGAACTGATCGAGCCGATCCCGGCGGACACGCCGGCGGCGGCGGAATCCGCGCCGGTGGAAGGCGAATAATCTTCATGGGAGAAGCGATGGAGAAGGACGACCGGGAGCGCTCCGCCGGGGCGAAGGAGAAGGCCGCGGCGGAGCACCGCCCCGGCTTCCCCGAGATCTACATGCAGATGGCTTTCCAGCTCGCCCGCCGGAGCACCTGCCGGCGGCTCCAGGTGGGGACGGTGATCGCCAGCGCCGACTACCGCCGGATCCTGGCGGTCGGCTACAACGGAAACGCCTCCGGCCTCCCCAACAGCTGCGACCGGGACGAGCCGGGGAACTGCGGCTGCCTTCACAGCGAAGAGAACGCGGTGATCAACTGCACGGAGCCGCGGGGGACCGCCAAGATCGTCCTCGTCACGCATCTTCCCTGCGTCATGTGCGCCAAGCGCCTCATCAACCTGGGTGGTGTCCGAAAGGTCTACTACGCCCACGACTACCGCAAGCGCGACGCCCTCGACATCCTCGAGGGGGCGGGGATCGAAGTGCAGCGCCTGGACGTGTAAGCCGGGGGACGGAGAGGAGATCTCCTTTGCCGACGGGCGCGGCTCATTCCATTCATCCCTTGAATAAAGAGCGCTGGTCCGATTTCACCCGCCTCTTCGGCGCGCGGGGCGCGTGCGGCGGGTGTTGGTGTATGTGGTGGCGGCTCTCGGCGAAGGAGTTCGAGGAGAAGAAGGGGGAGGGGAACCGCCGGGCGATGAAGAGGATCGTGGACGCCGGACGCGTCCCCGGCCTTCTCGCCTATCGGGACGGCGAGCCGGTCGGGTGGGTTTCCGTGGCGCCCCGCGAGGAGTTTCCCCGTCTGTCGAGGTCGAAGATCCTCGCGCCGGTCGACGCACGACCTGTCTGGTCGGTGGTCTGCCTCTTCGTCGCCAAGGAGCACCGCGGGAGAGGGATCGCCGTGGCTCTCCTGAAGGGAGCGGTCGACTACGCACGCGAAAAGGGGGGGCGGATCGTCGAGGGGTACGCGATCGAGCCGAAGGAGGGGAGGATGCCGGACGCCTTCGCCTATCACGGCCCCGCCGCGGCCTACCGCGCCGCCGGCTTCCGCGAGGTCGCCCGCCGCTCCCCCACGCGTCCGATCATGCGGCGCACGGTCCGGCCCCCGCGGGGGAAGAAGAAGTAAGGCCCCGCTTTCGCCTCGAAAAAAGCCGCCGCTTTCGGGGCGGCGGCCTCTCCCTTTTCGGCCGTCGGACCTTCCTGCTTCAAGACAATTGGATCTCCGTCCCCACACCCTTCTCCACCGCCGCCTTGTAGACAGCCATCGCCGAGGAGATGTCCTGGATCGCGAGCCCGC
It encodes the following:
- a CDS encoding DUF4340 domain-containing protein yields the protein MRNKNPIALAAVLIVLVLIVILLGRNAGRGPAPEVGEVYLFPGLDTASVDRIAIRAGENRAEMTRGEGGEWLVSTEEDFPADPEAVSRLLEAAAELSAASLTSRRPSKHEIFEVDSAKGVEVVLESGGAAAARFFLGKSGPDFSSNYVRAAGDEEVYLHPQSIRALFDRGNRTWRDKQIFDFDRENLARLRIERGEESLLFENRGDEGWAVLEPDGYRPQGPLVEGLARGFTRLTASDFGAEEERAAAGLEDPRALVTLTFTDGSEKTLAVGAEKEGGGGVFVERNGDGVLFLVPSSRVAAIFRQTDELIEPIPADTPAAAESAPVEGE
- a CDS encoding cytidine deaminase; amino-acid sequence: MGEAMEKDDRERSAGAKEKAAAEHRPGFPEIYMQMAFQLARRSTCRRLQVGTVIASADYRRILAVGYNGNASGLPNSCDRDEPGNCGCLHSEENAVINCTEPRGTAKIVLVTHLPCVMCAKRLINLGGVRKVYYAHDYRKRDALDILEGAGIEVQRLDV
- a CDS encoding GNAT family N-acetyltransferase, which translates into the protein MWWRLSAKEFEEKKGEGNRRAMKRIVDAGRVPGLLAYRDGEPVGWVSVAPREEFPRLSRSKILAPVDARPVWSVVCLFVAKEHRGRGIAVALLKGAVDYAREKGGRIVEGYAIEPKEGRMPDAFAYHGPAAAYRAAGFREVARRSPTRPIMRRTVRPPRGKKK